One Aegilops tauschii subsp. strangulata cultivar AL8/78 chromosome 7, Aet v6.0, whole genome shotgun sequence genomic window carries:
- the LOC109757596 gene encoding non-specific lipid-transfer protein 4.1: protein MSCSSSFAKASSLAILLLLALTLQQLEADMSMSCSGMLTDLSPCLGFLQGEEDYPSADCCDGASSLVAAAATTADRQEACECLKSAAGEGSAEVTASRDLPADCGLSLPFTISPDVDCSQID from the coding sequence ATGAGCTGCAGCTCGAGCTTTGCGAAGGCCAGCAGCCTCGCCATCCTCCTCCTGCTGGCTCTCACGCTCCAGCAGCTCGAGGCAGACATGTCAATGTCGTGCTCCGGCATGCTCACCGACTTGTCTCCGTGCCTCGGGTTCCTGCAGGGCGAGGAGGACTACCCCTCGGCCGACTGCTGCGACGGCGCGTCCAGCCTCGTGGCGGCCGCGGCCACCACGGCCGACCGGCAGGAGGCGTGCGAGTGCCTCAAGTCGGCCGCGGGAGAGGGCAGCGCCGAGGTGACTGCTTCGCGGGACTTGCCGGCCGACTGCGGCCTCTCCCTGCCGTTCACTATCTCCCCCGACGTCGACTGTTCCCA